A genomic window from Sulfurimonas sp. includes:
- a CDS encoding PP0621 family protein has product MILKILLVIVVVATIYFLFIKKKPNQVKDQNDSKKQTPKANDMIECASCGVYCEVNDMILSNAKYYCSKECVEKG; this is encoded by the coding sequence ATGATTTTAAAAATTTTACTAGTTATCGTTGTAGTAGCAACAATATATTTTTTATTTATAAAGAAAAAACCAAATCAGGTAAAAGATCAAAACGATAGTAAAAAACAAACACCAAAAGCAAATGATATGATAGAATGTGCAAGTTGCGGAGTTTATTGTGAAGTTAACGACATGATTCTAAGCAATGCAAAATACTACTGTTCAAAAGAGTGCGTAGAAAAAGGATAG